In Cryptomeria japonica chromosome 1, Sugi_1.0, whole genome shotgun sequence, the sequence CTGCTATGGAAGCAGTACTGTTGGGTGCTTTAGGTCCTGGTGTTAATGTGcgtggtttaatttttttttttgctttctttgttaAGTTGATTTGTTATCATATGATATGCAGTGTTTCCCTATTAAAAATTTTCCGCTTTATGTATAGTTCACATGTAATGATATTGCAGAGACCTACCTGGACGGTACTCAAGTGTGTATTGCTGGCACTAGGTGTGTGCCTTGCAACCATGTTCTATGCAGCCATGTATTCTAGTCACTCGGTAATGGCATTCCATGTATTTGTTCTTGTTCTGCTATCTGGCGGGCTGTTTATCCTCT encodes:
- the LOC131050476 gene encoding uncharacterized protein LOC131050476, producing MGESENSHTNEKVSAMEAVLLGALGPGVNRPTWTVLKCVLLALGVCLATMFYAAMYSSHSVMAFHVFVLVLLSGGLFILLSWFLSQTGIVSVEEQMKDMNVPSKQAMAKKER